In Chanodichthys erythropterus isolate Z2021 chromosome 11, ASM2448905v1, whole genome shotgun sequence, a single window of DNA contains:
- the slc38a7 gene encoding sodium-coupled neutral amino acid transporter 7, with amino-acid sequence MSRADRAINSEVGDWGYSEDAGERAWLLQSPSVDSIQLPNQSDNRREGTSSLGAVFIVVNAALGAGLLNFPAAFNMAGGVTAGVTLQMCMMVFIITGLVILAYCSQVSNETTYQEVIRAVCGKVLGVICELAIAVYTFGTCIAFLIIIGDQLDKLIGAIDHESETMIISHWYTDRKFTITLTSVLIILPLSIPKEIGFQKYASTLSVIGTWYVTIIVIIKYIWPDKEVSPGNIPISPASWTDVFNAMPTICFGFQCHVSSVPVFNSMKKPEIRPWWSVVTISMIICLFVYTGTGVCGFLSFGSSVSQDVLMSYPSNDVAVAIARAFIIICVVTSYPILHFCGRAVLEGLWLRFKGEEVETDVAKEQRRRILQTLIWFCLTLILALFIPDIGRVISLIGGLAACFIFVFPGLCLIQAKLSEHDVRSASWNGMVAYGVVMVTLGAFIFGQTTTNAIYKDIINSP; translated from the exons ATGTCGAGGGCGGACAGGGCGATTAACAGTGAAGTGGGTGATTGGGGCTACAGTGAGGATGCTGGTGAAAGGGCGTGGCTGCTGCAAAGTCCCAGCGTGGACTCCATCCAACTGCCTAACCAATCAGACAACAGAAGGGAAGGGACATCTTCACTTGGGGCTGTTTTTATTGTGGTGAATGCTGCTCTGGGAGCCGGACTTCTCAATTTTCCTGCTGCTTTCAACATGGCTGGAGGCGTCACAGCTGGAGTGACTCTTCAAATG TGCATGATGGTCTTCATCATCACTGGGCTGGTGATCTTGGCTTATTGTTCTCAG GTGAGCAATGAAACAACTTATCAGGAGGTGATCCGAGCAGTGTGTGGGAAGGTTCTCGGTGTCATATGTGAGCTGGCCATTGCTGTTTACACTTTTGGCACCTGCATAGCCTTCCTTATTATTATAGGAGATCAGTTGGATAAGC TGATTGGTGCAATAGATCATGAGTCAGAGACAATGATTATTTCACACTGGTACACAGATCGTAAGTTCACCATCACTTTGACCTCAGTGCTGATCATTCTGCCTCTGTCCATACCCAAAGAGATTGGCTTCCAGAAGTATGCCAG CACCCTGAGTGTTATCGGCACCTGGTATGTGACAATCATAGTCATCATCAAGTACATCTGGCCTGACAAAGAAGTTTCTCCAGGAAACATCCCAATCAG CCCTGCATCCTGGACCGATGTGTTTAATGCCATGCCTACAATCTGCTTTGGTTTCCAG TGTCATGTAAGCAGCGTTCCTGTTTTCAACAGCATGAAGAAGCCAGAAATCCGTCCTTGGTGGTCAGTTGTTACAATCAGCATGATCATCTGCCTCTTTGTGTATACAGGCACAG GAGTCTGTGGGTTCCTGTCATTCGGCTCAAGCGTGAGCCAGGATGTATTAATGTCATATCCATCTAATGATGTTGCGGTGGCCATTGCTCGAGCCTTCATCATCATCTGTGTTGTTACCTCATATCCAATTCTGCACTTCTGTGGAAG GGCAGTGCTGGAAGGTTTGTGGTTGCGTTTTAAAGGAGAGGAGGTTGAGACAGATGTGGCTAAGGAACAGAGACGAAGGATACTGCAGACACTCATCTGGTTTTGTCTCACACTAATTCTTGCTCTCTTCATTCCTGATATTGGACGAGTCATTTCACTAATTGGTGGTTTGGCTGCAtgcttcatttttgtttttccag GGTTGTGTTTGATTCAGGCAAAGCTTTCGGAGCATGATGTCAGATCAGCCAG TTGGAATGGAATGGTGGCCTATGGAGTCGTCATGGTTACACTTGGCGCATTCATCTTTGGCCAGACCACCACGAATGCTATCTACAAAGATATCATCAACAGCCCATAG
- the si:ch211-122f10.4 gene encoding cathepsin A-like, whose protein sequence is MSIRLCKMFSLSVVFCLLSVSVHVVSAYDPDEVLDLPGMSFKPNYRQWSGYLKASSGKFLHYWFVTSQRDPLKDPVVLWLNGGPGCSSLDGFLSENGPFHVNDNGATLYENEFSWNKIANVLYLESPAGVGYSYSDDQKYETNDDEVADNNYMALQSFFTKFPNFTQNEFFIFGESYGGIYAPTLSLRVATGGQLKVNFKGFAVGNGISSFALNDQSLIYFGNYHGLFGEQLWKDLNDNCCQNGVCNFYNNSKESCSVMVSHAFKIVYGSGLNMYALYLDCAGGVTSQRAMKHLFRNFRKHWEANQLVESTPSVQGVPPCINSTAQLNWLNRGDVRKALHIPDVLPPWDICSDVVGSQYHTIYETVKDVYEKLLALGLRALVYNGDTDMACNFLGDQWFVEQLGQKASTQYKPWIYDKQIAGFYQQFGNITFLTVKGAGHMVPQWAPGPSLQMLQSFLSNKPY, encoded by the exons ATGTCCATCAGACTATGTAAAATGTTTTCTCTGAGTGTCGTCTTCTGTCTTCTGTCCGTGTCCGTGCATGTCGTGAGCGCGTATGATCCAGATGAGGTGCTGGATCTGCCGGGCATGTCTTTCAAACCCAATTACCGTCAGTGGTCAGGATATCTGAAGGCCAGTTCTGGGAAGTTTTTGCATTATTG GTTTGTGACGTCTCAGAGGGACCCGCTCAAGGATCCAGTCGTGCTGTGGCTGAATGGAGGTCCTGGCTGCAGCTCTTTAGATGGATTTCTATCAGAGAATGGCCCCTTTCAT GTCAATGATAATGGAGCCACCCTTTACGAGAACGAATTCAGCTGGAATAAAATTGCCAATGTTCTATATCTTGAGTCGCCTGCTGGAGTGGGTTACTCCTACTCAGATGACCAAAAATATGAAACCAATGATGATGAG GTGGCAGACAATAACTACATGGCTTTGCAAAGCTTTTTCACCAAGTTCCCAAATTTCACCCAGAAtgagtttttcatttttggtgagaGTTACGGAGGCATCTATGCACCCACACTCAGTCTGAGAGTTGCCACTGGAGGTCAGCTTAAAGTGAACTTTAAG GGCTTTGCTGTTGGAAATGGCATTAGTAGCTTTGCACTAAATGACCAATCACTAATCTACTTTGGTAACTACCACGGCCTGTTCGGAGAACA GTTGTGGAAGGATCTGAATGACAACTGCTGTCAAAATGGAGTCTGTAACTTCTACAACAATTCTAAAGAGTCCTGCTCTGTTATG GTATcacatgcatttaaaatagTCTATGGCTCTGGGTTGAATATGTATGCGCTATATCTTGACTGTGCTGGTGGAGTCACATCTCAGAGAGCCATGAAGCACCTTTTCAGAAACTTCAGGAAACATTGGGAAGCTAATCAG tTAGTAGAAAGTACCCCGAGTGTTCAGGGTGTTCCTCCATGCATCAATAGTACTGCTCAGCTAAACTGGCTCAACCGAGGAGATGTAAGAAAGGCGCTGCACATTCCTGATGTCCTACCACCATGGGACATCTGCAG TGATGTTGTGGGAAGCCAGTATCACACCATTTACGAAACTGTGAAGGACGTATATGAGAAGCTGCTGGCTTTGGGTCTTAGAGCTTTGGTCTATAATGGAGATACCGATATGGCTTGTAACTTCCTTGGAGACCAGTGGTTTGTTGAGCAGCTTGGACAGAag GCAAGCACACAGTACAAGCCCTGGATTTATGATAAGCAGATTGCCGGATTCTACCAACAATTTGGCAACATCACTTTCCTCACAGTCAAG GGTGCAGGTCACATGGTTCCTCAGTGGGCTCCTGGTCCATCTCTACAAATGCTACAGAGTTTCCTGTCCAATAAGCCTTACTGA
- the tmem208 gene encoding transmembrane protein 208 — translation MPPKGKVGTKGKKQIHEENQDTLKFYSRIILGANAIYAAVNFLLFYDSSTFWTWFLLLFAVAVYFGSYRSMSAMAKPAFAEDGSLLDGGIDLNMEQGMAEHLKDVIILTAIVQVLSTLSSYFWYFWLLAPARALHLLWANFLGPWFSAESQAAPEENEKNDKKQRRQERRQMKRF, via the exons ATGCCG CCGAAAGGAAAAGTTGGAACCAAAGGCAAAAAACAAATCCACGAGGAAAATCAGGATACTCTAAAGTTCTATAGCAGAATCATCCTGGGAGCAAAC GCTATTTATGCAGCAGTCAATTTCTTGCTCTTTTACGACTCATCGACATTTTGGACATGG TTTTTGCTATTGTTTGCCGTGGCGGTCTACTTTGGCAGCTACAGATCTATGTCAGCAATGGCCAAACCTGCATTTGCTGAAGATGGTAGCTTGCTGGATGGAGGGATTGACCTTAATATGGAGCAGGGCATGGCAGA ACACCTAAAGGATGTGATTATCCTTACTGCTATTGTTCAGGTCCTCAGCACTCTGTCGTCCTACTTCTGGTACTTCTGGCTCTTG GCACCTGCAAGGGCTTTGCATTTATTGTGGGCGAACTTCCTGGGCCCCTGGTTTTCTGCCGAGTCACAGGCAGCCCCTGAAGAGAACGAGAAAAATGACAAGAAACAGAGGCGACAGGAAAGACGACAGATGAAGAGATTCTAG
- the katnb1 gene encoding katanin p80 WD40 repeat-containing subunit B1 isoform X1: MALTNTTIIAWKLQEIVAHSSNVSSLVLGKSSGRLLATGGEDCRVNIWAVSKPNCIMSLTGHTSPVECIQFNGSEERVVAGSQSGSLRLWDLEAAKILRTLMGHKASICSLDFHPMGEYLASGSVDSNIKLWDVRRKGCVFRYKGHTQAVRCLAFSPDGKWLASASDDSTVKLWDLIAGKMITEFTSHTSAVNVVQFHPNEYLLASGSADRTVKLWDLEKFNMIGSSEGETGVVRSILFNPDGGCLYSGSENTLRVYGWEPDRCFDVVHVGWGKVSDLAISNNQMIAVTYSQTNVSWYVVDLNRVKKSGSVIQGLIQDKPIPAPTSALGTTLRRNYERPTTSCTGQDSLAETPRPENDGMKQSSEADRRSPEGERRSPSSEDEKEDKESSAEITNPEDYKEIFQPRSVISRTPPKSTEPFPAPLEHSFSETVLEKPSPAVKIVTPVIDRAGQLKPPFTTSTPVQRVEPTVIAAAPRPVAVVTTSVTSPSRPVVTTTKPKPSTGIILSTRNEPIGLNAGDFLSHARNTKASVMGDEEALAQIRKGHDTMCVMLTSRYKNLDTVRSVWASGDVKTSLDSAVSMNDLSIVVDILNIINLKPSLWKLDLCTSILPQIEELLQSKYESYVQTGCMSLKLILKRFWPLISDTLTAPPSVGVDITREERHRKCKACYKQLKNLSNVVKNRAEQVGRHGSTFKELQLLMAPLDY, from the exons ATGGCTCTCACCAACACCACTATAATAGCATGGAAACTGC AGGAGATTGTAGCTCACTCCAGCAATGTGTCTTCACTGGTGTTGGGGAAATCATCCGGTCGTCTACTGGCCACCGGCGGCGAAGACTGCAGAGTCAATATCTGGGCTGTCAGCAAACCGAACTGCATTATG AGTCTGACGGGCCACACCAGCCCTGTGGAGTGTATCCAGTTCAACGGTTCTGAAGAGCGTGTGGTGGCTGGTTCTCAGTCCGGCTCTCTTCGGCTTTGGGATTTGGAGGCTGCTAAAA TTCTGCGTACTTTGATGGGGCACAAGGCCAGTATCTGCAGTCTGGACTTTCACCCCATGGGAGAATACCTGGCATCTGGCTCCGTGGATAGCAATATTAAG TTGTGGGATGTGAGAAGGAAAGGATGTGTGTTCAGATACAAG gGTCACACTCAGGCTGTGCGCTGCCTAGCCTTCAGTCCTGATGGGAAATGGCTTGCTTCAGCCAGTGATGACAGCACAGTAAAG CTGTGGGATCTCATAGCAGGCAAGATGATCACTGAATTCACATCACACACATCAGCAGTCAATGTTGTGCAATTCCACCCCAATGAGTACCTGCTCGCCTCTGGGAGTGCAGATCg GACTGTTAAGCTGTGGGACCTGGAGAAATTCAACATGATTGGCTCGTCAGAGGGCGAGACAGGAGTTGTGAG AAGTATATTGTTTAATCCTGATGGTGGCTGCTTGTACAGCGGCTCAGAGAACACACTACGAGTATATGGCTGGGAGCCTGACCGCTGCTTTGATGTAGTCCATGTAGGCTGGGGCAAAGTGTCTGACCTGGCCATCAGCAACAACCAAATG ATTGCGGTGACATACAGTCAAACTAACGTGAGCTGGTATGTTGTGGATCTCAACCGAGTGAAGAAGTCAGGATCTGTGATTCAAGGGTTGATTCAGGACAAGCCGATCCCAGCTCCCACATCTGCACTTGGAACAACACTACGGCGGAATTACGAGCGGCCCACTACATCCTGCACGGGACAAGA ctcttTAGCGGAGACTCCAAGACCAGAAAATGATGG GATGAAGCAGAGTTCAGAGGCTGATCGCCGAAGTCCAGAAGGAGAGCGGAGAAGTCCCAGCAGTGAGGATGAGAAAGAAGACAAAGAAAGCAGTGCAGAAATCACAAACCCAGAAGATTATAAAGAGATCTTTCAGCCCCGCAGTGTCATCT CACGTACGCCACCTAAAAGTACCGAACCTTTCCCAGCACCGCTAGAGCACTCTTTCTCAGAGACTGTGCTAGAGAAACCTAGCCCAGCGGTTAAGATTGTAACTCCAGTAATAGACAGG GCAGGACAGTTGAAACCTCCTTTTACCACCTCTACTCCAGTACAAAGAGTGGAGCCAACTGTGATCGCTGCTGCTCCCCGTCCAGTTGCTGTGGTGACCACATCAGTGACCTCTCCTTCTCGTCCTGTGGTTACTACCACCAAACCTAAACCTTCTACAGGAATCATTCTCTCAACACGCAACGAACCAATTGGCCTCAATGCAGGGGACTTCCTTTCT CATGCACGAAATACTAAAGCCAGCGTGATGGGAGATGAAGAGGCGTTAGCGCAGATCAGGAAAGGGCATGACACCATGTGCGTAATGCTGACCAGTCGATATAAAAACCTGGACACAGTACGCTCCGTCTGGGCTAGTGGTGATGTCAAG ACTTCCCTGGATTCAGCTGTGTCTATGAATGATCTGTCTATTGTAGTGGACATCCTTAACATAATCAACCTAAAACC ATCACTGTGGAAATTGGACCTCTGTACATCCATCTTGCCACAGATTGAGGaattactgcagagcaagtatgaAAG TTATGTACAGACTGGTTGTATGTCTTTGAAGCTGATTCTGAAGCGTTTTTGGCCGTTAATCTCAGACACACTGACTGCTCCTCCGTCTGTAGGGGTGGACATTACTCGAGAGGAGAG gCATCGAAAATGTAAAGCGTGCTATAAGCAGTTAAAGAACCTCAGTAATGTAGTGAAGAACCGGGCGGAGCAGGTTGGTCGTCATGGCAGCACTTTCAAAGAGCTACAACTACTTATGGCCCCATTGGACTACTGA
- the katnb1 gene encoding katanin p80 WD40 repeat-containing subunit B1 isoform X2: MALTNTTIIAWKLQEIVAHSSNVSSLVLGKSSGRLLATGGEDCRVNIWAVSKPNCIMSLTGHTSPVECIQFNGSEERVVAGSQSGSLRLWDLEAAKILRTLMGHKASICSLDFHPMGEYLASGSVDSNIKLWDVRRKGCVFRYKGHTQAVRCLAFSPDGKWLASASDDSTVKLWDLIAGKMITEFTSHTSAVNVVQFHPNEYLLASGSADRTVKLWDLEKFNMIGSSEGETGVVRSILFNPDGGCLYSGSENTLRVYGWEPDRCFDVVHVGWGKVSDLAISNNQMIAVTYSQTNVSWYVVDLNRVKKSGSVIQGLIQDKPIPAPTSALGTTLRRNYERPTTSCTGQDSLAETPRPENDGMKQSSEADRRSPEGERRSPSSEDEKEDKESSAEITNPEDYKEIFQPRSVISRTPPKSTEPFPAPLEHSFSETVLEKPSPAVKIVTPVIDRAGQLKPPFTTSTPVQRVEPTVIAAAPRPVAVVTTSVTSPSRPVVTTTKPKPSTGIILSTRNEPIGLNAGDFLSHARNTKASVMGDEEALAQIRKGHDTMCVMLTSRYKNLDTVRSVWASGDVKTSLDSAVSMNDLSIVVDILNIINLKPSLWKLDLCTSILPQIEELLQSNYVQTGCMSLKLILKRFWPLISDTLTAPPSVGVDITREERHRKCKACYKQLKNLSNVVKNRAEQVGRHGSTFKELQLLMAPLDY; encoded by the exons ATGGCTCTCACCAACACCACTATAATAGCATGGAAACTGC AGGAGATTGTAGCTCACTCCAGCAATGTGTCTTCACTGGTGTTGGGGAAATCATCCGGTCGTCTACTGGCCACCGGCGGCGAAGACTGCAGAGTCAATATCTGGGCTGTCAGCAAACCGAACTGCATTATG AGTCTGACGGGCCACACCAGCCCTGTGGAGTGTATCCAGTTCAACGGTTCTGAAGAGCGTGTGGTGGCTGGTTCTCAGTCCGGCTCTCTTCGGCTTTGGGATTTGGAGGCTGCTAAAA TTCTGCGTACTTTGATGGGGCACAAGGCCAGTATCTGCAGTCTGGACTTTCACCCCATGGGAGAATACCTGGCATCTGGCTCCGTGGATAGCAATATTAAG TTGTGGGATGTGAGAAGGAAAGGATGTGTGTTCAGATACAAG gGTCACACTCAGGCTGTGCGCTGCCTAGCCTTCAGTCCTGATGGGAAATGGCTTGCTTCAGCCAGTGATGACAGCACAGTAAAG CTGTGGGATCTCATAGCAGGCAAGATGATCACTGAATTCACATCACACACATCAGCAGTCAATGTTGTGCAATTCCACCCCAATGAGTACCTGCTCGCCTCTGGGAGTGCAGATCg GACTGTTAAGCTGTGGGACCTGGAGAAATTCAACATGATTGGCTCGTCAGAGGGCGAGACAGGAGTTGTGAG AAGTATATTGTTTAATCCTGATGGTGGCTGCTTGTACAGCGGCTCAGAGAACACACTACGAGTATATGGCTGGGAGCCTGACCGCTGCTTTGATGTAGTCCATGTAGGCTGGGGCAAAGTGTCTGACCTGGCCATCAGCAACAACCAAATG ATTGCGGTGACATACAGTCAAACTAACGTGAGCTGGTATGTTGTGGATCTCAACCGAGTGAAGAAGTCAGGATCTGTGATTCAAGGGTTGATTCAGGACAAGCCGATCCCAGCTCCCACATCTGCACTTGGAACAACACTACGGCGGAATTACGAGCGGCCCACTACATCCTGCACGGGACAAGA ctcttTAGCGGAGACTCCAAGACCAGAAAATGATGG GATGAAGCAGAGTTCAGAGGCTGATCGCCGAAGTCCAGAAGGAGAGCGGAGAAGTCCCAGCAGTGAGGATGAGAAAGAAGACAAAGAAAGCAGTGCAGAAATCACAAACCCAGAAGATTATAAAGAGATCTTTCAGCCCCGCAGTGTCATCT CACGTACGCCACCTAAAAGTACCGAACCTTTCCCAGCACCGCTAGAGCACTCTTTCTCAGAGACTGTGCTAGAGAAACCTAGCCCAGCGGTTAAGATTGTAACTCCAGTAATAGACAGG GCAGGACAGTTGAAACCTCCTTTTACCACCTCTACTCCAGTACAAAGAGTGGAGCCAACTGTGATCGCTGCTGCTCCCCGTCCAGTTGCTGTGGTGACCACATCAGTGACCTCTCCTTCTCGTCCTGTGGTTACTACCACCAAACCTAAACCTTCTACAGGAATCATTCTCTCAACACGCAACGAACCAATTGGCCTCAATGCAGGGGACTTCCTTTCT CATGCACGAAATACTAAAGCCAGCGTGATGGGAGATGAAGAGGCGTTAGCGCAGATCAGGAAAGGGCATGACACCATGTGCGTAATGCTGACCAGTCGATATAAAAACCTGGACACAGTACGCTCCGTCTGGGCTAGTGGTGATGTCAAG ACTTCCCTGGATTCAGCTGTGTCTATGAATGATCTGTCTATTGTAGTGGACATCCTTAACATAATCAACCTAAAACC ATCACTGTGGAAATTGGACCTCTGTACATCCATCTTGCCACAGATTGAGGaattactgcagagcaa TTATGTACAGACTGGTTGTATGTCTTTGAAGCTGATTCTGAAGCGTTTTTGGCCGTTAATCTCAGACACACTGACTGCTCCTCCGTCTGTAGGGGTGGACATTACTCGAGAGGAGAG gCATCGAAAATGTAAAGCGTGCTATAAGCAGTTAAAGAACCTCAGTAATGTAGTGAAGAACCGGGCGGAGCAGGTTGGTCGTCATGGCAGCACTTTCAAAGAGCTACAACTACTTATGGCCCCATTGGACTACTGA
- the katnb1 gene encoding katanin p80 WD40 repeat-containing subunit B1 isoform X3, translating to MALTNTTIIAWKLQEIVAHSSNVSSLVLGKSSGRLLATGGEDCRVNIWAVSKPNCIMSLTGHTSPVECIQFNGSEERVVAGSQSGSLRLWDLEAAKILRTLMGHKASICSLDFHPMGEYLASGSVDSNIKLWDVRRKGCVFRYKGHTQAVRCLAFSPDGKWLASASDDSTVKLWDLIAGKMITEFTSHTSAVNVVQFHPNEYLLASGSADRTVKLWDLEKFNMIGSSEGETGVVRSILFNPDGGCLYSGSENTLRVYGWEPDRCFDVVHVGWGKVSDLAISNNQMIAVTYSQTNVSWYVVDLNRVKKSGSVIQGLIQDKPIPAPTSALGTTLRRNYERPTTSCTGQEMKQSSEADRRSPEGERRSPSSEDEKEDKESSAEITNPEDYKEIFQPRSVISRTPPKSTEPFPAPLEHSFSETVLEKPSPAVKIVTPVIDRAGQLKPPFTTSTPVQRVEPTVIAAAPRPVAVVTTSVTSPSRPVVTTTKPKPSTGIILSTRNEPIGLNAGDFLSHARNTKASVMGDEEALAQIRKGHDTMCVMLTSRYKNLDTVRSVWASGDVKTSLDSAVSMNDLSIVVDILNIINLKPSLWKLDLCTSILPQIEELLQSKYESYVQTGCMSLKLILKRFWPLISDTLTAPPSVGVDITREERHRKCKACYKQLKNLSNVVKNRAEQVGRHGSTFKELQLLMAPLDY from the exons ATGGCTCTCACCAACACCACTATAATAGCATGGAAACTGC AGGAGATTGTAGCTCACTCCAGCAATGTGTCTTCACTGGTGTTGGGGAAATCATCCGGTCGTCTACTGGCCACCGGCGGCGAAGACTGCAGAGTCAATATCTGGGCTGTCAGCAAACCGAACTGCATTATG AGTCTGACGGGCCACACCAGCCCTGTGGAGTGTATCCAGTTCAACGGTTCTGAAGAGCGTGTGGTGGCTGGTTCTCAGTCCGGCTCTCTTCGGCTTTGGGATTTGGAGGCTGCTAAAA TTCTGCGTACTTTGATGGGGCACAAGGCCAGTATCTGCAGTCTGGACTTTCACCCCATGGGAGAATACCTGGCATCTGGCTCCGTGGATAGCAATATTAAG TTGTGGGATGTGAGAAGGAAAGGATGTGTGTTCAGATACAAG gGTCACACTCAGGCTGTGCGCTGCCTAGCCTTCAGTCCTGATGGGAAATGGCTTGCTTCAGCCAGTGATGACAGCACAGTAAAG CTGTGGGATCTCATAGCAGGCAAGATGATCACTGAATTCACATCACACACATCAGCAGTCAATGTTGTGCAATTCCACCCCAATGAGTACCTGCTCGCCTCTGGGAGTGCAGATCg GACTGTTAAGCTGTGGGACCTGGAGAAATTCAACATGATTGGCTCGTCAGAGGGCGAGACAGGAGTTGTGAG AAGTATATTGTTTAATCCTGATGGTGGCTGCTTGTACAGCGGCTCAGAGAACACACTACGAGTATATGGCTGGGAGCCTGACCGCTGCTTTGATGTAGTCCATGTAGGCTGGGGCAAAGTGTCTGACCTGGCCATCAGCAACAACCAAATG ATTGCGGTGACATACAGTCAAACTAACGTGAGCTGGTATGTTGTGGATCTCAACCGAGTGAAGAAGTCAGGATCTGTGATTCAAGGGTTGATTCAGGACAAGCCGATCCCAGCTCCCACATCTGCACTTGGAACAACACTACGGCGGAATTACGAGCGGCCCACTACATCCTGCACGGGACAAGA GATGAAGCAGAGTTCAGAGGCTGATCGCCGAAGTCCAGAAGGAGAGCGGAGAAGTCCCAGCAGTGAGGATGAGAAAGAAGACAAAGAAAGCAGTGCAGAAATCACAAACCCAGAAGATTATAAAGAGATCTTTCAGCCCCGCAGTGTCATCT CACGTACGCCACCTAAAAGTACCGAACCTTTCCCAGCACCGCTAGAGCACTCTTTCTCAGAGACTGTGCTAGAGAAACCTAGCCCAGCGGTTAAGATTGTAACTCCAGTAATAGACAGG GCAGGACAGTTGAAACCTCCTTTTACCACCTCTACTCCAGTACAAAGAGTGGAGCCAACTGTGATCGCTGCTGCTCCCCGTCCAGTTGCTGTGGTGACCACATCAGTGACCTCTCCTTCTCGTCCTGTGGTTACTACCACCAAACCTAAACCTTCTACAGGAATCATTCTCTCAACACGCAACGAACCAATTGGCCTCAATGCAGGGGACTTCCTTTCT CATGCACGAAATACTAAAGCCAGCGTGATGGGAGATGAAGAGGCGTTAGCGCAGATCAGGAAAGGGCATGACACCATGTGCGTAATGCTGACCAGTCGATATAAAAACCTGGACACAGTACGCTCCGTCTGGGCTAGTGGTGATGTCAAG ACTTCCCTGGATTCAGCTGTGTCTATGAATGATCTGTCTATTGTAGTGGACATCCTTAACATAATCAACCTAAAACC ATCACTGTGGAAATTGGACCTCTGTACATCCATCTTGCCACAGATTGAGGaattactgcagagcaagtatgaAAG TTATGTACAGACTGGTTGTATGTCTTTGAAGCTGATTCTGAAGCGTTTTTGGCCGTTAATCTCAGACACACTGACTGCTCCTCCGTCTGTAGGGGTGGACATTACTCGAGAGGAGAG gCATCGAAAATGTAAAGCGTGCTATAAGCAGTTAAAGAACCTCAGTAATGTAGTGAAGAACCGGGCGGAGCAGGTTGGTCGTCATGGCAGCACTTTCAAAGAGCTACAACTACTTATGGCCCCATTGGACTACTGA